One Amycolatopsis thermophila DNA segment encodes these proteins:
- a CDS encoding glycoside hydrolase family 3 N-terminal domain-containing protein, translating to MTQPTWRDRALSPESRAQALLAEMTLEEKVAQLGSAWPGNEQLNGNVAPMQDVFARGGVPFEQARENGIGHVTRVFGTAPVSADDGAARIEALQREIVEETRLGIPAIVHEECLTGFTTYGATVYPTALAWAATFDPELVERMAAAIADDMRAVGVHQGLAPVLDVVRDYRWGRVEETLGEDPYLVGALGTAYVKGLERTGIVATLKHFAGYSASRAARNHAPVSIGPRELRDVILPPFEMALREGGARAVMNAYVDLDGVPAAANPELLTGILRDEWGFPGVVVSDYWAVAFLKSMHRVADSVGQAGALALAAGIDVELPDTLCYGKELVELVRSGEVPESLVDRAVARLLRQKAELGLLDPDWVPRARPVDLDSPRNRAIAREVAEKSVVLLANDGTLPLTARRIAVVGPCADDPLAFMGCYSYPNHVLPRYPEYGIGVAAPSLLESLRAELPDAVVTSAAGCPIRVEDRSGFAEAVEVARSADVCVAVVGDRAGLFGEGTSGEGCDAPDLRLPGVQDELLRELLATGTPVVVVVVSGRPYALGDHPAAALVQAFMPGEEGGPALAGVLSGRTNPGGRLPVQVPRVAGAQPSTYLQPPLGGNSEGISNLDPSPLFPFGHGISYTTFEYSELTLSAGEVPTDGAVEISAVVRNSGARTGDEVVQLYVSDVQAQVTRPVRQLAGFARVTLDPGEKTTVTFRLHADRLAFTGLDLRRIVEPGTIEVFVGRSVDDLPCRGAFELTGPVREVGHDRVLTTPVSCRP from the coding sequence ATGACGCAGCCGACCTGGCGTGACCGCGCCCTGTCCCCGGAGAGCCGGGCGCAGGCCCTGCTGGCGGAGATGACGCTGGAAGAGAAGGTGGCGCAGCTGGGCAGCGCGTGGCCGGGCAACGAACAGCTCAACGGGAACGTCGCGCCGATGCAGGACGTGTTCGCGCGCGGCGGGGTGCCGTTCGAGCAGGCGCGGGAGAACGGCATCGGGCACGTGACCAGGGTGTTCGGCACGGCACCGGTCAGCGCCGACGACGGTGCGGCGCGGATCGAGGCGCTGCAGCGGGAGATCGTCGAGGAGACCCGGCTGGGGATTCCGGCGATCGTGCACGAGGAATGCCTGACCGGATTCACCACCTACGGCGCCACCGTGTATCCGACGGCGCTGGCATGGGCGGCGACGTTCGACCCGGAGCTGGTCGAGCGGATGGCCGCGGCGATCGCGGACGACATGCGCGCGGTCGGCGTGCACCAGGGGCTGGCGCCGGTGCTGGACGTCGTGCGCGACTACCGCTGGGGCCGGGTCGAGGAAACCCTGGGCGAGGACCCGTACTTGGTCGGCGCGCTGGGCACGGCGTACGTGAAGGGCCTGGAACGCACCGGGATCGTCGCCACCCTCAAGCACTTCGCCGGGTACTCGGCGTCGCGCGCGGCGCGCAACCACGCGCCGGTGTCGATCGGGCCGCGCGAGCTGCGGGACGTGATCCTGCCGCCGTTCGAGATGGCACTGCGGGAGGGCGGCGCGCGGGCGGTGATGAACGCCTACGTCGACCTCGACGGCGTGCCCGCGGCGGCGAACCCCGAGCTGCTGACCGGGATCCTGCGCGACGAGTGGGGTTTTCCGGGCGTCGTGGTGTCCGACTACTGGGCCGTCGCGTTCCTCAAGAGCATGCACCGGGTCGCCGACAGCGTCGGGCAGGCCGGGGCGCTCGCGCTGGCCGCCGGGATCGACGTCGAACTGCCGGACACCCTGTGCTACGGCAAGGAACTCGTCGAGCTGGTGCGCTCCGGCGAGGTGCCGGAGTCCCTTGTGGACCGGGCGGTCGCGCGGCTGCTGCGCCAGAAGGCGGAACTGGGCCTGCTCGACCCGGACTGGGTGCCGCGGGCGCGGCCGGTGGACCTGGACTCGCCGCGCAACCGGGCGATCGCGCGGGAGGTGGCGGAGAAGTCGGTGGTGCTGCTGGCCAACGACGGCACCCTGCCGCTGACCGCGCGGCGGATCGCGGTGGTCGGGCCGTGCGCGGACGATCCGCTGGCCTTCATGGGCTGCTACTCGTACCCGAACCACGTGCTGCCCCGGTATCCGGAGTACGGCATCGGGGTCGCGGCGCCGTCCCTGCTGGAGTCGCTGCGGGCCGAACTGCCGGACGCCGTCGTGACTTCGGCGGCCGGGTGCCCGATCCGCGTCGAGGATCGGTCCGGGTTCGCCGAGGCCGTCGAGGTGGCGCGTTCGGCGGACGTGTGCGTCGCGGTGGTCGGCGACCGGGCGGGCCTGTTCGGCGAAGGCACGTCCGGTGAGGGCTGCGATGCGCCGGACCTGCGGCTGCCCGGGGTGCAGGACGAGCTGCTGCGTGAGCTGCTGGCCACCGGCACGCCCGTGGTCGTGGTCGTGGTGTCCGGGCGGCCGTACGCCCTCGGCGACCACCCGGCGGCGGCGCTGGTGCAGGCGTTCATGCCCGGCGAGGAGGGCGGTCCGGCGCTCGCCGGTGTCCTTTCCGGACGGACGAACCCGGGCGGGCGGTTGCCGGTCCAAGTGCCGCGGGTGGCCGGTGCGCAGCCCAGCACGTACCTGCAGCCGCCGCTGGGCGGCAACAGCGAGGGGATCAGCAACCTCGACCCGAGCCCGCTGTTCCCGTTCGGGCACGGCATCTCCTACACGACGTTCGAGTACTCGGAGCTGACGCTCAGCGCGGGCGAGGTCCCCACCGACGGTGCGGTCGAGATCTCCGCGGTGGTGCGGAATTCCGGTGCCCGGACCGGCGACGAGGTGGTGCAGCTCTACGTGAGCGACGTGCAGGCGCAGGTGACCCGCCCGGTGCGGCAGCTGGCCGGGTTCGCGCGGGTGACCCTCGACCCGGGCGAGAAGACCACCGTGACGTTCCGCCTGCACGCGGACCGGCTCGCGTTCACCGGCCTGGACCTGCGCCGGATCGTGGAACCCGGCACGATCGAGGTCTTCGTCGGGCGCTCCGTGGACGACCTGCCGTGCCGCGGCGCGTTCGAGCTGACCGGCCCGGTGCGCGAGGTGGGACACGACCGCGTGCTGACGACCCCCGTCAGCTGCCGGCCGTGA